A single region of the Ziziphus jujuba cultivar Dongzao chromosome 10, ASM3175591v1 genome encodes:
- the LOC107413220 gene encoding uncharacterized protein LOC107413220, giving the protein MEDEKNVQDGKITIKLMVSKSKKKVCFAEAKKDFVNLLFSFLTIPPGHFVKQKCSNSLNGCIDHLYRSVQDLDKQCLKSNYHKEMLVSPKLASSIGYENDLLGIKEATHPPYYFAYVHSNSYFTSDKHLIPSDNNTMITELKVVDPKSHNEDGGGFITGQAIFTMTSSLIIRPMSPFLGLSILNDLKVPFDDIEEQIVLVGKEEISLKLFIYVLIFLALFEKALSLLQTCFEPESTLTNTFIRDSN; this is encoded by the exons ATGGAAGATGAGAAGAATGTTCAAGATGGAAAGATTACTATCAAGCTAATGGTGAGCAAATCTAAGAAGAAAGTTTGTTTTGCAGAAGCAAAGAAAGACTTTGTTAATTTGCTCTTCAGTTTCCTAACCATTCCACCTGGGCATTTTGTGAAACAAAAATGTAGCAATTCTTTGAACGGATGCATAGATCACTTGTACAGGAGTGTACAAGATCTTGATAAGCAATGCTTGAAGTCCAATTACCACAAGGAAATGCTAGTCAGTCCTAAGCTTGCCTCTAGTATTGGTTATGAGAATGATTTATTAGGAATTAAGGAAGCCACACATCCTCCATATTATTTTGCATATGTACACTCTAATTCATATTTTACTAGTGATAAACATCTTATTCCTTCTGATAATAATACAATGATAACCGAACTGAAAGTTGTGGATCCAAAATCTCATAACGAAGATGGTGGAGGATTTATAACAGGACAGGCAATTTTCACAATGACAAGTAGTCTGATAATAAGACCTATGTCACCCTTCTTAGGCCTCTCCATTCTCAATGACTTGAAGGTACCTTTTGATGACATTGAGGAGCAAATTGTGCTTGTGGGCAAGGAGGAGATAAGCTTAAAGCTTTTCATATACGTACTAATATTCTTAGCTCTTTTTGAAAAG GCTTTGAGTCTTTTACAAACTTGTTTTGAGCCAGAATCTACTCTGACCAATACCTTCATTAGAGATTCAAACTGA